From a region of the Candidatus Poribacteria bacterium genome:
- a CDS encoding cell division protein FtsL, translated as MQISDQHSARITKPEETQRKKGFPLVYTLLVLSFCTFAGSIWFSSYAKKVALQRQPVYERQKHRIQDEIYQLELEESTLTSVQRIRKIATELGMVEPTETPQIIWDK; from the coding sequence ATGCAGATATCAGATCAACATTCAGCGCGCATCACGAAACCTGAAGAAACTCAAAGAAAAAAAGGATTTCCGTTGGTCTATACCCTCTTGGTATTGTCCTTCTGCACTTTTGCCGGAAGTATCTGGTTTTCATCTTATGCTAAAAAAGTTGCTTTACAACGCCAACCTGTCTATGAGAGACAGAAACATCGAATTCAGGATGAAATTTATCAGCTTGAATTAGAAGAATCGACGTTAACCTCTGTTCAGAGAATCAGGAAGATTGCTACTGAACTCGGAATGGTTGAACCTACCGAAACCCCACAGATCATTTGGGACAAGTAA
- the rsmH gene encoding 16S rRNA (cytosine(1402)-N(4))-methyltransferase RsmH has translation MDRQHIPVLCDKVLEFLKPKSAGIYVDGTAGLGGHSSAILNASAPNGRVIGIDLDSEALVIAKERLRAFGDRYCLINGNFAEMPVLLEAYSICAVDGILLDLGVSSLQLDTPDRGFSFNHTGPLDMRMGIGRKLDDNQEVIPTAMQVVNDSPVDTLVDIFKRYGEERFAKRIATRIVTARQQMPITTTTHFAEIVKAAVPQKTSKIHPATRVFQALRIHVNKELENLEAGLDVAISLLKPGGHLCVIAFHSLEDRIVKRRFQTCATTCICPPKIPVCICNHEPSLQILTKRPVVPDVSAVQHNPRARSAKLRAARKL, from the coding sequence ATGGATAGACAGCACATACCTGTTTTATGTGACAAGGTGCTTGAATTTCTCAAACCGAAATCGGCGGGTATTTATGTAGATGGCACTGCCGGATTGGGTGGACATAGTTCCGCTATCTTGAACGCCTCTGCACCAAATGGACGCGTCATTGGCATTGATTTGGATTCTGAAGCCCTTGTTATTGCAAAGGAGAGGTTACGCGCCTTCGGTGACCGGTACTGTCTCATTAACGGCAATTTCGCAGAAATGCCTGTTCTGCTTGAGGCGTACTCAATTTGTGCTGTAGATGGTATCCTGCTTGATTTAGGGGTGTCATCGCTACAACTTGATACACCAGACCGAGGATTTAGTTTTAACCATACCGGGCCATTGGATATGCGTATGGGAATTGGACGCAAGTTGGATGATAATCAAGAAGTTATTCCTACAGCGATGCAGGTAGTCAACGATAGTCCAGTGGACACTTTGGTTGATATTTTTAAGCGATATGGTGAAGAAAGGTTCGCGAAACGGATTGCTACCCGCATTGTTACGGCGAGGCAGCAGATGCCTATAACGACAACAACGCATTTTGCCGAGATTGTCAAGGCGGCGGTTCCGCAAAAGACATCCAAGATCCATCCTGCCACCCGCGTATTTCAAGCACTGCGGATTCATGTTAATAAGGAATTGGAAAATCTTGAAGCCGGTTTAGATGTTGCCATATCGCTTTTGAAACCCGGCGGACATCTCTGTGTTATTGCCTTTCATTCGCTTGAGGATAGGATAGTCAAACGGCGATTTCAAACATGCGCGACGACATGTATCTGTCCACCCAAAATCCCAGTCTGTATTTGTAACCATGAACCGTCTCTGCAGATTTTGACAAAACGTCCTGTTGTTCCAGATGTGTCTGCAGTGCAGCATAATCCACGAGCGAGAAGTGCTAAATTGCGTGCGGCGCGTAAGTTGTAA
- a CDS encoding Gfo/Idh/MocA family oxidoreductase: MKTINIALIGAGGMANGVHYPSLTECEDVNLVGLCDLIPSKLQATAERFEIEQTFTDYKQMLEKTSPDAVYVLMPPQHLFPLVIHCLSQQHHVFIEKPPGVTLHQTKEMARAAEKNGCKTMVGFNRRFIPLLQRVKTIVEERGPIIQGMSTFHKNTPGALYYDGVIDVLTCDAIHAVDALRWIGGGEVKAVASDINSFYSERENSFNAIVKFTSGASGYLCTNWAVGARIHIFEMHAREISAYINPDAGGSAVLHTPEGITEITPEEAAGSDATHRVYGFYGESRHFVDAILQDQQPDTCFADAVKTMELVSAIYQNRIDA; the protein is encoded by the coding sequence ATGAAAACAATTAACATCGCCCTAATCGGCGCAGGTGGAATGGCAAATGGCGTTCACTACCCATCTCTCACGGAATGTGAGGATGTGAATCTCGTTGGGTTGTGCGATCTAATCCCATCAAAACTTCAGGCGACAGCAGAACGCTTTGAGATTGAACAGACATTTACAGACTATAAGCAGATGCTTGAAAAGACGAGTCCCGATGCAGTTTATGTCCTCATGCCTCCTCAGCACTTGTTTCCGCTTGTTATTCATTGTCTGTCACAGCAGCACCACGTCTTTATAGAAAAACCGCCCGGTGTTACACTCCATCAGACGAAGGAGATGGCACGCGCTGCGGAAAAGAACGGATGCAAAACGATGGTAGGCTTCAATCGCCGTTTTATTCCACTGTTGCAACGGGTCAAAACGATAGTTGAGGAACGCGGTCCGATTATCCAAGGCATGTCGACTTTTCATAAGAACACCCCAGGGGCACTCTATTACGATGGCGTCATAGACGTTTTGACCTGTGATGCAATTCATGCTGTTGATGCCCTGCGATGGATCGGTGGCGGCGAGGTGAAAGCTGTCGCAAGCGACATTAACAGCTTCTATTCCGAGCGCGAAAACAGCTTCAACGCGATTGTTAAATTTACGAGTGGTGCCTCTGGTTATCTTTGCACCAATTGGGCAGTTGGGGCACGCATTCATATATTTGAGATGCACGCCCGGGAAATTTCTGCCTATATCAATCCTGATGCCGGTGGGAGCGCGGTCCTTCATACACCTGAAGGCATAACCGAGATCACACCTGAAGAAGCAGCTGGGTCTGACGCAACACATAGAGTTTACGGGTTTTATGGAGAGAGTCGGCATTTTGTGGATGCTATCCTGCAAGACCAACAGCCCGACACCTGTTTCGCCGATGCAGTCAAAACAATGGAACTTGTGTCAGCCATCTATCAAAATCGAATAGATGCCTAA
- a CDS encoding DUF3800 domain-containing protein, giving the protein MLGGTNSHKKMPTWCIYIDESGVNEDNPEFIYVAICVPFNSQQEFLKSYPQIVNPLVPTSGREIKYGPLLNEFDRNYREETEEICRALLASFFKIEDAGIIRVKAIRKKMRRKGGDLRLALFRKTLELCADPLPSNHRAMILHDELDSRGQQGELLDAFNRLNKSPSFQNCVFVHSNENPFIQFADFVASICYRYYYFQRTEEYKRKEYKYKKLCQSLVNTLFNEIDKRYPPIVELSDHTVVKGKPRREQALQLAKEFDIDPATAYNIVDENITLTEVLRRKQALISTTHRQNQD; this is encoded by the coding sequence TTGTTAGGTGGAACAAATTCACATAAAAAAATGCCAACATGGTGTATCTATATAGATGAATCAGGAGTCAATGAAGATAATCCTGAATTCATTTATGTTGCTATTTGCGTGCCTTTTAATAGCCAACAGGAATTCTTAAAGTCTTATCCTCAGATTGTTAATCCTTTGGTGCCTACTTCTGGTAGAGAAATAAAATATGGACCTCTTTTGAATGAGTTCGATAGAAATTATCGAGAAGAAACTGAGGAGATATGTCGGGCACTATTGGCGAGTTTTTTTAAGATAGAAGATGCTGGGATTATTCGGGTAAAAGCGATAAGAAAAAAGATGCGACGTAAGGGTGGTGACCTCCGCCTAGCTCTATTTAGAAAAACGCTTGAGCTCTGTGCGGACCCCTTACCATCTAACCACCGTGCTATGATTTTGCACGACGAATTAGACAGTCGTGGTCAACAGGGCGAACTATTAGATGCGTTCAATCGCTTAAATAAAAGTCCAAGTTTTCAAAACTGTGTTTTTGTCCATTCTAATGAAAATCCATTCATACAGTTTGCTGATTTCGTTGCTTCTATCTGCTACAGATATTATTACTTTCAGAGGACAGAGGAGTATAAACGAAAAGAATATAAGTATAAAAAGTTATGTCAATCATTAGTAAATACGCTATTTAACGAAATAGATAAACGCTATCCTCCTATTGTTGAACTCTCCGACCATACGGTTGTTAAAGGCAAACCGAGAAGAGAGCAAGCATTACAACTTGCTAAAGAATTCGACATCGATCCTGCTACGGCTTACAATATAGTAGATGAGAACATTACTCTCACTGAAGTATTGCGGCGAAAACAAGCTCTAATTTCCACAACTCACAGACAAAACCAAGATTAA
- a CDS encoding hydantoinase B/oxoprolinase family protein — translation MNTDPIKLELYKNMLTSVAEEMGVTLRRTAFSPNIKERLDFSCAVFDDTGKMVAQAAHIPVHLGSMPLSVLAAIAHTEMVPGDMIALNDPYRGGTHLPDITLVAPVFSSFLRSGSDEKEKQGKHRPVFFVANRAHHADVGGMRPGSMPIATSVIQEGIRIPPVKLVRGGTLDTDLWELILANVRTPEERRGDIEAQLAANRVGERRLQEMVAKYGTTEIAVYMKELRGYASRMVRARLREIPDGRYAYADVLDNDGITDEPIEIRVAIEIKGDTAVVDFTGTAPQARGSVNAIYAITLSAVFYVFRCIAGADVPANAGCLEPIQVIAPEGSVVNAKFPAAVAGGNVETSQRIVDVLLGALAQACPDQIPAASSGTMNNLTIGGYDASRGKEFTYYETIAGGMGARPNSDGIDAIHTHMTNTMNTPIEAIETNYPMQVVEYGIRRGTGGVGQFRGGDGVVRAVQMLTDAEVTILSERRTRGPYGLQDGEPGQPGRNVLISDGEAQPLAGKVSISTSNGDIIRIETPGGGGFFIVKKA, via the coding sequence ATGAATACTGATCCTATCAAATTAGAACTTTACAAAAACATGCTCACCTCCGTTGCGGAGGAGATGGGTGTAACGCTCCGACGCACCGCATTTTCCCCTAACATCAAAGAACGACTCGATTTTTCATGTGCCGTGTTTGACGACACCGGTAAAATGGTGGCGCAAGCCGCACACATTCCGGTGCATCTTGGCTCTATGCCGCTGTCAGTCCTCGCTGCGATTGCACACACTGAGATGGTGCCCGGTGACATGATAGCTCTCAACGACCCGTATCGTGGCGGCACGCATTTGCCGGACATTACACTGGTCGCGCCTGTCTTTAGCTCCTTCTTGCGGAGCGGGTCAGATGAGAAAGAAAAGCAGGGAAAGCACCGCCCGGTATTTTTCGTCGCGAACCGGGCACATCATGCAGATGTTGGCGGCATGCGTCCTGGTTCAATGCCGATTGCAACGAGTGTCATTCAGGAAGGTATCCGTATTCCACCGGTCAAACTCGTTCGCGGCGGTACGTTGGACACTGATCTCTGGGAACTCATCCTCGCTAACGTACGAACCCCGGAGGAACGTCGTGGCGACATAGAGGCACAACTCGCTGCCAATCGCGTCGGCGAACGCCGTTTACAAGAGATGGTCGCTAAATATGGGACGACAGAGATTGCGGTCTATATGAAAGAATTGCGTGGATATGCAAGTCGAATGGTGCGTGCGCGTTTACGGGAAATTCCCGATGGACGCTACGCATACGCCGATGTGCTTGATAACGACGGCATCACTGATGAACCGATTGAAATCCGCGTTGCTATTGAAATTAAGGGGGATACGGCGGTCGTTGACTTTACGGGTACTGCTCCGCAAGCCCGCGGTTCTGTCAACGCGATTTATGCCATCACCCTCTCGGCGGTCTTTTACGTTTTCCGATGCATTGCTGGTGCGGATGTACCCGCGAATGCGGGGTGTTTAGAGCCGATTCAGGTCATTGCGCCAGAAGGTAGCGTTGTGAACGCCAAGTTCCCAGCAGCGGTTGCGGGTGGAAACGTCGAAACATCGCAGCGTATTGTTGATGTTCTTCTCGGTGCCTTAGCACAAGCCTGTCCGGACCAGATTCCTGCTGCGAGTTCTGGCACTATGAACAACCTCACAATAGGCGGTTATGATGCTTCACGCGGAAAGGAATTTACTTATTACGAAACGATTGCGGGTGGGATGGGTGCTCGTCCGAATTCGGATGGGATTGATGCTATCCATACGCACATGACGAATACGATGAATACCCCGATAGAGGCAATTGAGACGAACTATCCGATGCAAGTGGTGGAATATGGGATCCGACGAGGCACAGGGGGTGTGGGTCAATTCCGCGGTGGTGACGGCGTTGTTCGAGCAGTACAGATGCTCACAGACGCTGAGGTTACAATCCTTTCAGAGCGACGGACGCGAGGTCCTTATGGTTTGCAAGACGGGGAACCGGGACAACCGGGACGTAACGTGCTTATCTCTGATGGAGAGGCACAACCGTTGGCGGGTAAGGTGTCTATTTCTACAAGCAACGGCGACATCATTCGGATAGAGACCCCCGGTGGGGGCGGTTTTTTTATCGTTAAAAAAGCTTGA
- a CDS encoding vitamin B12-dependent ribonucleotide reductase codes for MTVDNPKGVEEATTSPKHSNEGDRMGLTFTPHFTTPGVHPYDVLEWERRDAVIYNEKGDVIFKQEQVEVPASWTQLATDIAASKYFRKAGVPGTEAEDSVRQLVTRVARTLRRAGEELGGYFATPEDAQTFEMELTHILVTQRGAFNSPVWFNCGLWHEYNIEGGGGNYYWDRDAKKVEVTTNAYEHPQNSACFIQSVDDSLDSMLELQRSEVRLFKYGSGTGSNFSQVRAKGELLSGGGESSGVLSFLEGFDRWAGSIKSGGTTRRAAKMVILDMDHPEIVDYIDWKLREEDKAKALIAAGYPADFNGEAYSTVSGQNSNNSVRIPDDFMSAYLQGDSWKTTYRTTQEVAEEYDARTLMEKIAYAAWACADPGVQFDSTIQKWHTCKNTDRINASNPCSEYLFLDDSACNLASINLAKFLGDDDSFDIDGFRAAVRVFITAMEIIVGFSAYPTSRIAQRSHEYRPLGLGYANLGALLMRLGIPYDSAQACAYAGSITAMLSGHGYRTSAEIAKSVGTFDGYPENRDSMLNVMQLHRDAAYSIDSAACPPKLLDAAQTDWDICLEKGEQWGYRNSQISVIAPTGTISFLMDCDTTGIEPEFALVKFKKLAGGGYMKIVNQSVRDALHNLGYTLQQTEAIITYLVGTGTFDGTPHINPETLKQRGFTQEDIARVAETLPSAFDLNLAFAPGFLGEECLRRLGITEEMAADPSFNLLSTLGFTEDEIVTAEEVVCGTGTVEGAPHLSPTHYPVFDCAVQCGKHGTRYINHMGPLKMMAAVQPFISGAISKTVNVPNDATVDDIKTLYVEAWRRGVKCLAVYRDGSKGSQPLSTRSQQDSESEGTDVTLSDAEQPAAHPVRRRLPDERRAIAHKFSIGGHEGYIHVGLYEDGSPGEVFLRMNKEGSVISGLMDSVAILTSVALQYGVPLESLVNKFSHVRFEPSGFTSNSEIPMAKSIMDYVFRWLGTKFLSGEPQESPEIPDFDEQMVPPEELHPFGHGSNGETDTWLEREKQIVLQHADAPPCPECGALMARSGVCYRCANCGATSGCS; via the coding sequence ATGACTGTCGATAATCCCAAGGGAGTTGAAGAGGCGACAACTTCTCCGAAGCATTCTAACGAGGGTGATCGGATGGGACTCACTTTCACACCCCATTTTACGACCCCTGGCGTTCATCCCTACGATGTGTTAGAGTGGGAACGCCGCGACGCGGTCATTTACAATGAAAAGGGTGATGTTATCTTTAAACAGGAGCAGGTCGAAGTACCCGCAAGCTGGACCCAACTCGCGACAGACATCGCCGCGTCAAAATACTTCCGAAAAGCTGGGGTCCCCGGGACAGAAGCTGAAGATAGCGTCCGTCAACTCGTTACCCGTGTCGCACGTACCCTTCGCCGCGCAGGTGAAGAACTTGGGGGCTATTTTGCCACCCCTGAGGATGCACAGACCTTTGAGATGGAACTGACACATATCCTCGTTACACAACGGGGTGCTTTCAACTCGCCTGTCTGGTTTAATTGCGGTTTATGGCACGAATATAATATTGAAGGCGGCGGCGGAAATTACTATTGGGACCGCGACGCGAAGAAAGTCGAGGTCACTACCAATGCGTATGAGCACCCACAAAATTCCGCTTGTTTTATCCAAAGCGTTGATGATTCTCTGGACTCCATGTTGGAGCTCCAGAGATCCGAAGTCCGACTCTTTAAATATGGCAGCGGTACAGGGTCTAATTTTAGTCAAGTACGTGCTAAGGGGGAACTCCTTTCCGGTGGTGGTGAGAGTTCTGGAGTCCTCTCCTTCCTTGAAGGTTTTGATCGTTGGGCAGGCAGCATTAAGTCCGGTGGCACTACCCGACGCGCGGCCAAAATGGTCATCCTTGACATGGACCATCCCGAAATTGTTGACTACATTGACTGGAAACTCCGGGAGGAAGATAAAGCAAAGGCACTCATCGCTGCTGGATATCCCGCTGACTTCAACGGTGAAGCGTATAGCACAGTCAGTGGACAGAATAGCAATAACTCTGTGAGGATCCCTGATGACTTCATGAGTGCTTATCTCCAAGGAGATTCGTGGAAAACTACCTATCGCACAACCCAGGAAGTCGCCGAGGAGTATGATGCCAGAACCCTCATGGAAAAAATTGCTTATGCGGCATGGGCATGTGCCGACCCAGGCGTTCAATTTGATAGCACGATTCAGAAATGGCATACTTGTAAAAATACAGATAGGATTAACGCAAGTAATCCATGTAGTGAATACCTCTTCTTAGACGATTCTGCTTGCAACCTCGCCAGCATTAACCTCGCTAAATTCTTGGGAGATGATGACAGCTTTGACATTGACGGTTTCCGCGCTGCGGTGCGTGTGTTCATCACTGCTATGGAAATTATAGTCGGTTTCTCTGCGTATCCGACCTCACGGATAGCACAACGTTCTCATGAGTATCGTCCTCTCGGACTCGGTTACGCTAATTTAGGCGCCCTTTTGATGCGCTTAGGGATTCCTTACGATAGCGCACAGGCTTGTGCTTATGCTGGTTCTATTACTGCTATGCTGAGTGGACACGGCTACCGGACAAGTGCAGAGATCGCTAAAAGCGTTGGAACTTTTGATGGCTATCCCGAAAATCGGGATTCGATGTTGAACGTTATGCAGCTCCATCGCGATGCTGCTTACAGCATTGATTCCGCTGCGTGTCCACCAAAGCTTCTGGACGCAGCGCAAACAGATTGGGATATTTGTCTTGAAAAGGGTGAGCAGTGGGGTTATCGGAACTCCCAAATTAGTGTTATCGCGCCTACAGGCACGATCTCTTTCCTGATGGATTGTGACACAACCGGGATTGAACCGGAATTCGCTCTCGTCAAATTCAAGAAACTCGCAGGCGGCGGATACATGAAAATTGTTAATCAGAGCGTCCGCGATGCCTTACATAACCTCGGGTATACGCTACAACAGACTGAGGCGATCATTACCTATCTCGTCGGAACGGGGACCTTTGATGGAACGCCTCATATCAATCCAGAGACGCTGAAACAGAGAGGCTTTACCCAAGAGGATATCGCTCGCGTCGCAGAGACGTTACCGAGCGCGTTTGACTTGAATCTCGCCTTTGCTCCCGGTTTCCTCGGGGAAGAGTGCCTGCGACGCTTAGGTATAACCGAGGAAATGGCGGCAGACCCAAGCTTTAACCTGCTTTCTACGCTCGGATTTACCGAAGATGAGATTGTTACCGCAGAAGAGGTCGTCTGCGGCACGGGGACGGTTGAGGGCGCACCGCACCTCTCGCCAACGCACTATCCTGTTTTTGATTGTGCCGTCCAATGTGGTAAGCACGGAACCCGTTATATAAACCACATGGGACCCTTGAAAATGATGGCGGCTGTCCAACCCTTTATTTCTGGTGCTATTTCTAAGACTGTTAATGTCCCAAATGATGCAACAGTAGATGACATCAAAACGCTATATGTGGAAGCGTGGCGACGCGGTGTGAAATGTCTCGCTGTGTATCGCGACGGTAGCAAAGGGAGCCAACCCCTCTCGACCCGAAGCCAACAGGATTCGGAAAGTGAGGGAACAGATGTGACCCTATCGGATGCCGAACAACCCGCTGCCCACCCTGTCAGACGACGTTTGCCAGATGAGCGACGCGCCATCGCACACAAATTCAGTATTGGGGGGCATGAAGGCTACATACACGTCGGGCTTTATGAAGATGGGAGCCCCGGTGAAGTCTTCCTCCGCATGAATAAGGAAGGCTCCGTCATTTCTGGATTGATGGACTCCGTTGCAATCCTCACCTCTGTTGCTTTACAGTACGGCGTTCCCTTAGAATCGCTTGTCAATAAATTCAGCCATGTCCGGTTTGAACCCTCTGGTTTCACGTCTAATTCTGAGATCCCAATGGCGAAATCCATTATGGACTATGTCTTCCGTTGGCTTGGTACCAAGTTCCTCTCTGGGGAACCCCAAGAGAGTCCGGAAATTCCGGACTTTGACGAACAGATGGTACCGCCTGAAGAACTTCATCCCTTCGGACATGGCAGCAACGGTGAAACGGATACTTGGCTGGAGCGTGAGAAACAGATTGTCCTCCAACATGCAGATGCACCCCCATGCCCCGAGTGCGGCGCACTTATGGCGAGAAGCGGGGTCTGCTACCGCTGTGCCAATTGCGGTGCGACGAGTGGTTGCTCCTAA
- the tyrS gene encoding tyrosine--tRNA ligase, which produces MHNVFETLNERGFVKQTTNAEQVAQLLSEGQVTYYVGFDPTASSLHVGSLVPIMAMAHLQRAGHKPIAIIGGGTTMIGDPTDKTEMRPMLSQENIAANGKSILTQLQRYLNLDNGIADVDDSQDVSEVGRFLNNADWLLSINYIEFLRDIGKHFRVNEMIRAEGYRQRLERELGLSFLEFNYQLLQAYDYLCLFREYGCRLQFGGDDQWGNILAGVDLVRRIEGARVHGLTFPLLTTASGAKMGKTAGGAVWLDAERTSPYEFYQYWINTDDRDVSRFLAYFTFLPMDEVQRLGSLKDEAIREAKEVLAYETTQLAHGKAAADKAQAAARAAFSGGNLDDIAMPTSAIASERLEKGIPIMELFHEVGLANSRSEARRLVQQGGAYINEEKCDAIGTVIHTGLLEENALLLRAGKKRYHRIIIEKE; this is translated from the coding sequence ATGCACAACGTTTTTGAAACCCTAAATGAGCGGGGTTTTGTTAAACAGACTACGAATGCAGAACAGGTTGCCCAGCTTCTATCCGAAGGACAGGTTACCTACTATGTCGGTTTTGACCCAACAGCATCCAGCCTGCATGTCGGGAGTCTTGTTCCCATAATGGCGATGGCACATCTGCAACGCGCCGGACATAAACCGATCGCAATCATCGGTGGCGGCACAACCATGATTGGTGATCCAACCGACAAAACCGAGATGCGTCCGATGCTGTCACAGGAAAATATCGCAGCAAATGGAAAAAGTATTCTCACGCAGCTCCAGCGTTACCTAAATCTTGATAACGGCATAGCAGATGTTGATGATTCACAGGATGTCTCGGAAGTAGGGAGATTTCTCAACAACGCTGATTGGTTGCTTTCTATAAATTACATCGAATTTCTACGTGACATCGGTAAACACTTCCGAGTCAATGAGATGATTCGAGCGGAAGGGTATCGACAACGGCTTGAGCGCGAACTCGGACTCTCGTTCCTTGAATTTAACTATCAACTCCTCCAAGCGTACGATTATTTGTGTCTTTTTCGGGAGTATGGATGCCGCCTCCAGTTCGGCGGAGACGACCAGTGGGGTAATATCCTTGCCGGTGTCGATCTCGTCCGCCGGATTGAGGGTGCGCGCGTACATGGACTCACTTTTCCATTGTTGACTACGGCAAGCGGCGCAAAAATGGGAAAAACCGCAGGCGGTGCAGTCTGGCTCGATGCTGAACGGACATCACCTTACGAGTTTTATCAATACTGGATTAACACCGACGACCGAGATGTCTCTCGATTCCTCGCTTATTTCACCTTTCTTCCCATGGACGAAGTCCAAAGACTTGGGAGTTTGAAGGATGAGGCGATTCGGGAGGCAAAAGAAGTCCTGGCTTACGAAACCACACAACTTGCCCATGGAAAAGCAGCGGCGGACAAAGCACAAGCAGCGGCACGTGCCGCATTTAGTGGTGGCAATCTTGATGACATCGCAATGCCGACTTCGGCTATCGCTTCCGAGCGACTTGAGAAGGGCATTCCCATCATGGAGTTGTTTCATGAAGTCGGGTTAGCAAATTCCCGCAGCGAAGCACGACGACTTGTTCAGCAAGGCGGCGCATACATCAACGAAGAAAAATGTGATGCAATAGGTACAGTGATCCATACGGGTCTGCTTGAGGAGAATGCTTTGCTTCTCCGTGCTGGGAAGAAACGGTATCACAGAATTATTATTGAAAAAGAATAA